The following coding sequences are from one Panicum hallii strain FIL2 chromosome 5, PHallii_v3.1, whole genome shotgun sequence window:
- the LOC112893347 gene encoding serine/threonine-protein phosphatase 7 long form homolog, translating into MSSTKRGGARSGRGRGRGAAAKDDMGHLETSAPSSPSTTSDREENATFIPRQSPACYVGPSEPSSTLLNPKINHRSDAIFGDQAVEQLKLRHHKPLKFHERYRPYLRDAGLLGLSQVCHKMPQLDKALITALVERWRPETHSFHLACGEITVTLQDVAMLFALPIDGRPVCSTTDHDYAQVVLDCFGQDARGPAMPGKSFLHYKWLKKNFYELPEEADDMTVERHVRAYILSLLCGVLFPDGTGRMSLIYLPLIADLSRVSTYSWGSAVLAFLYRSLCSVASSHNIKNIGGSLLLLQLWSWERFHVGRPLVRSPCAESGIEQDLPPIGFRWVGARTQSDNATRSLKQYRDELNLQRVDQVKWEPYLFVESSALPPLCTRDTDLWLTQAPLINFPIVEMYLPERVMRQFGLRQCIPPPFRPTLQSLHRISRRGRERENWEETHHEYIQEWEARRQRIFRDTEQYDPSSYEEYLSWYSGATRRYIVPATSDDAEAGPLPPAGDSLDLQNQDKSPLIRKAVDKLEGMVERAKRAMTSTADTTTQALVAEFLHGFQDVLQDLSEVSTSPHVDRVASQQTPQVLLGAEQNIGANQEDQHQEDEEYEEFNTLEHASLTLEPMDEENELSNNVLSEHPSLGVEENCDSAAPATENYDTATAATNLVQPSEDLQQDEHLEDHPEIEQTIFMVEPKCEEDDGSNFVLPSSPPELMLEEQGDSPAEEQGDLAVLGTESCTVQQSLEGEAEDQENTDTAEHDGLMVEHTDEENNNNCNGVSSSCPASSAIVDPIQIKQ; encoded by the exons ATGTCTTCTACAAAGAGAGGAGGTGCTCGCAGTGGACGTGGACGTGGAAGAGGTGCTGCGGCAAAAGATGATATGGGTCATCTCGAAACCTCTGCACCTTCTTCTCCAAGTACTACCTCTGATAGAGAAGAGAATGCTACATTTATTCCAAGACAATCCCCAGCTTGCTATGTAGGACCATCAGAACCATCCAGCACATTACTCAACCCAAAGATTAACCACCGCTCCGATGCGATTTTTGGGGATCAG GCTGTGGAGCAGTTAAAGTTACGTCATCACAAGCCTTTAAAATTTCATGAGAGATATCGCCCTTATCTGAGGGATGCAGGTTTGCTTGGGCTCTCACAAGTATGCCACAAGATGCCTCAGTTGGACAAAGCGTTGATTACTGCCCTTGTTGAGCGTTGGAGGCCAGAGACCCATAGCTTCCACTTGGCCTGTGGGGAGATCACTGTTACACTTCAGGATGTTGCAATGTTGTTTGCTCTTCCTATTGATGGCCGTCCGGTTTGTTCTACCACTGATCATGATTATgcgcaagtggtccttgattgTTTTGGTCAGGACGCAAGGGGGCCAGCAATGCCTGGAAAATCCTTCCTGCATTATAAATGGCTTAAGAAGAACTTCTATGAATTACCAGAGGAGGCAGATGACATGACAGTCGAAAGGCATGTTCGAGCATATATCCTGAGCCTGTTATGTGGGGTGCTCTTTCCTGATGGGACAGGAAGGATGAGCCTGATATATCTTCCTCTGATTGCTGATCTTTCACGTGTTAGCACATACAGCTGGGGTTCTGCAGTTCTGGCATTCCTATACCGGTCTCTTTGTTCTGTTGCCTCCTCCCACAACATCAAGAACATTGGGGGTTCATTGCTTCTATTGCAGCTTTGGAGTTGGGAGCGGTTTCATGTTGGCAGACCACTGGTTCGGTCTCCATGCGCAGAGTCAGGTATCGAGCAGGACTTACCCCCAATTGGCTTCCGTTGGGTGGGAGCTCGCACACAAAGTGACAATGCTACTCGCTCCCTTAAGCAGTACAGAGATGAGCTGAACCTGCAGCGAGTAGATCAGGTGAAGTGGGAGCCCTACCTGTTTGTAGAGTCCTCAGCCCTACCCCCACTTTGTACAAGAGATACAGACCTGTGGCTTACACAAGCTCCACTAATAAACTTCCCTATAGTTGAGATGTATTTGCCCGAGCGAGTGATGCGGCAATTTGGCCTTCGTCAGTGCATTCCACCACCTTTTCGGCCTACGCTACAGTCATTGCATCGTATTAGTCGACGTGGCAGAGAACGCGAGAACTGGGAAGAAACACACCATGAGTATATCCAGGAATGGGAAGCTCGACGACAGCGCATATTTCGAGATACAGAGCAATATGATCCATCTTCTTATGAGGAGTACCTGAGCTGGTACTCAGGAGCCACACGACGGTACATTGTCCCAGCAACCAGTGATGATGCTGAAGCAGGACCTTTGCCTCCAGCTGGTGATTCCTTGGATCTTCAGAATCAAGACAAGTCTCCATTGATCCGCAAAGCG GTCGATAAACTGGAAGGTATGGTTGAGAGGGCCAAGAGAGCCATGACATCTACAGCTGATACGACCACCCAAGCCTTGGTTGCTGAGTTTCTGCATGGGTTTCAAGATGTCCTGCAAGACCTTAGTGAGGTCAGTACTAGTCCACATGTTGACAGAGTTGCCAGTCAGCAGACACCTCAGGTTTTACTTGGAGCAGAACAAAACATAGGTGCCAACCAAGAAGATCAACACCAGGAAGATGAAGAATATGAAGAATTTAACACATTGGAGCACGCTTCGTTGACCCTCGAGCCTATGGATGAGGAAAACGAGTTATCAAACAATGTGCTCTCTGAACATCCTTCACTAGGAGTGGAGGAAAACTGTGATTCAGCTGCCCCAGCCACTGAGAACTATGATACAGCCACTGCTGCGACTAACTTGGTACAGCCCAGCGAGGATCTTCAGCAGGATGAACATCTAGAGGATCACCCTGAAATAGAGCAGACTATATTTATGGTGGAACCAAAGTGTGAGGAAGATGATGGTTCGAACTTTGTGCTCCCATCGAGTCCTCCAGAACTGATgctggaggagcagggcgaCTCACCAGCCGAGGAACAGGGCGACTTGGCTGTTCTAGGTACTGAATCATGTACTGTACAACAGAGCCTTGAAGGAGAGGCCGAGGATCAGGAAAACACTGACACAGCTGAGCATGATGGCTTGATGGTGGAGCATACGGATGAGGAAAACAACAACAATTGTAATGGTGTTTCTTCTTCCTGCCCAGCGTCATCTGCCATAGTTGATCCCATCCAAATCAAGCAGTGA